TTCCGGTTTCAGTGCTTCACCAAAAGCAACGGCTTTGGCGGCAATGATGTGCATAAGAGGTCCGCCCTGAATTCCGGGCATCACGGTGGAATCCATAATTTCGGACATCATTTTTGTCCGTCCACTTTTGGCAGCAGTGAGTCCAAAGGGATTTTCCCTGTCCTTTCCCATAAGGATCATGCCACCCCGGGGACCCCGGAGGGTCTTATGAGTTGTCGTAGTGACCACATCACACCAGGGTATGGGATCGGGATGAACTCCGGCGGCAATGAGCCCGGCAGGATGTGCGACATCGGCCATCAAATAAGCGCCAACTTCATCGGCGATTTCCCGAAAACGGGCAAAATCATAAAAGCGGGGATAAGCACTGGCACCGACTATTATCAGTTTGGGTTTGTGTTCCCTGGCTTTCCGGATCACATCATCGTAATCGATACGGCCGGTATCTGCCTTTACGCCATAACTGACTATGTTGTAAAGCTTGCCGGAAAAATTGACGGGGCTCCCGTGTGTCAAATGCCCTCCATGGGATAAATCCATGCCAAGAACCGTATCACCAGGTTGGCAGTAGGTAAAATAGACAGCCATATTGGCCTGGCTGCCTGAGTGGGGCTGTACATTGGCATAATCAGCCCCGAAAAGCTTTTTCGCCCGTTCACGAGCCAGGTTTTCCGCCTCATCCACATGCTCACATCCACCATAATAACGGTGTCCCGGATATCCTTCGGCATATTTGTTGGTCATCACGTTACCAGCGGTTTCCAGGACTGCCGGAGAGACAAAATTTTCCGAGGCAATCATTTCCAGGGTCTTGTTTTGACGCCGGATTTCTTGGGTTATCGTTTGAAACAATTCCGGATCCTGCTTCTTTAGTATTTCAAACATATCAGCACCCCGTGAGTGAATGAATTTTTTTGACCCGTTTTTCATGGCGGCCTCCGTCAAAAGAGGTCGAAAACCACTTGTTTACCATTTTTTTTACGTTATCAAACGATGAAACCCTGGCGCCCATGGCCAGGATATTGGCATTATTATGCCTTCGGGCCATTTCCACATGAAATTCACTGGTGCATAAAGCGGCACGGATTCCAGGAACCTTATTGGCGGCAATACTGATGCCAATGCCTGTTCCGCAAAATATAATCCCACAGGCACCTTCGTTTTCCTGAACCATCCGACCGACTTTTACACCATAGTCCGGATAATCCACCGATTCTTCTGAATCCGTCCCCATATCCCGGACGGTATATCCCAATGATCGTACGTATTCCACCGTTTTCTGCTTTATTGAGAAACCGGCATGGTCGGAACCGATATAGACTACTGTACTTTGACGGTTCGTGTAATCCAAGCGTAACCCTCTCCCACAGGCTTAAATTCATTGGGACCCACTTTATTGGCATCCGTTGCCAGAAAATAATCCCGCTGACCTGTGATAATCAGTTCATTACTTTCCAGAAAATTAATCTTGCTGCGGACATTGTTGTTCCCCTGTTTCAGGGCTTCTTTGAAATCCTCATAGGCCATGTGGTACACCAGCTTGTCATTCAGGTTCAGGTTTACAGTATTTGCCTGGGCAATGGCCAGATACACTTCTCCCCGTTCAGCCATGGCCTTGCCATTATGCGGGGGGATGTTCACGGCTTTGTCTGCAAACTGAAGGGCTTTCTGATACTGCCCCATTTCACGGTACAAACTGGAAATTTTAATCAGCAGCTCATTGTCTGTCGGATTTTTCTGGGCCAGGTCTTCGTAAACGAGAACTGCTTTATCCCGTTGTCCTGTATTTACATACGATTCTGCCAGCATTTCCGTTAAATTCTTACTTGAAGCATTGAATTTCAAAGCTTCTTCCAGGACCGTCACTGCTTTCATATAATTATTATTGTCAATCAGACGTTGGGCATATTGATAGGCATACTGGGGATTGGCTTTATCGGTCTCAAAATTCTTGGCATAGAGCTCGATGGGATCAACCCCTTTGGCTTCATAGGCTGCAATAATGGACAGCTCGGCTTTTTTATTATCCGGCTCGATTTCAAGAATTTCTTCAAGAAGGGCAATTTGTTCGTCATAGTGACCGGCTTTGAAGTAAAGATCCGCCAGTTCAAACATGTATTCGGTATTTCCCGGGTACAGGTTGTTGATGCGTGTCCAGGCTTCAACAGTCTTGTCCAGATTGCCCCGGTTGTAATATGCCATTAGTTTCAGCATGTGAAGGTCGGTCGGTTTGTAAATCAGTCCCTCTTCAATAGCCCAGGCCGCCGAGTCCGGCTGGTCATTCCGATAATAACAATGGGCCAAATCCTTAAATAAGGGATCTGCAAAATCTTCCACACACCCCAGTTCAATCACATCCTTGTAATTCCGGATGGCGGAGGACCAGTTTTCCTGAATTTTGTACTGGTCTGCATTACTCATTTTAAACAGACAACGATTGTAATTCGCTTTCCGGATGGAATCCCGCTTGGCGCGCTGAATAGCAGCTATTTCTTCCGGAGATCTTTGTTCCTGGGGGACACAGTTGGTTAAAAAGATTCCTCCCAGCAACAAAGATATCCCAAGAATGAGAATGCGGTTCTGATGCTTTTTCATCGTATCATATCTCCTGATTTTGTTATTAACGGTATTTACCCCGGGTGTTAAACCACCGTTCTATGGAATTTACCGATATTTTAATTTGAAAAAACGATTCGTTCATTTCAATGTTTTCAAATATATCCCCTGAATTTAAACCGTAATGTAAGCCAACGTCAATACGACTTTTAAAATTATTAAAGGGAATACCCAGTCCGGCACTGATTCCGTAACGTTGAAAATCAGTTCCCAGCCCCTGTTTGTCGTAAAAAACACCGGTCCTGTAGGTCAGGCTTTGAAAAAAGGGGACAAACAATCCCACAGCCCCCCGCCGTTCATAACCGGCAGCGAGATGGTGGGATGATGATGATGTGTGATCCGGATTGATCGGGTTAAAGGATTTTAACAGAGAGGCATCCTGAAGATACCTGAGGGTATAATCAGACATCAGGTAATGGCGGCGTCCGATTTTCATGGCCATGCCGGCCGATAGTTCCCGGGGGATGATGATGTGATGTGTCAGTGTAGTGTCCACCGGTTCGTTGTATACGTATTCACTGTAGCTGTTATATTCCAGTGTTTTGTATTTCATACGGTAAGGATGGGCATAGCGTACCCCAATCGTCAGATTATTCAGATCCACAACAGTCCCCAGTGTCAGTCGCCGGCCGTCAATTCCTTTTGAAAAATATTTTTCAGAACTGTAATACGCATCGTTTGAAAAAAGGATCTCATTACTGAGGGTGTAGCCTCCGGTAATCAATTCAAAGGCAATTCCACCATATATCCGGGAGGCAATCTGATATCCGAATCCCAGGGAGAGGGAGTAGATATCCCCTATAGTTTCAATGATTTCGGTGATATAGGATGTTTTTATCTGATATTCCGCCCTCGCCGACGAGATGGGGTGAATGCCAAGCTGCAGTCCCCCTTTTCTTCCTACGGGAATCATGAGATTGGCATAATCAAAGCGGACTGACGATTCATTGTAACCGAAGTCGGAGATATAGGAAAAGCGGGTATTCAAACCTGCTTCCAGTTCGGTGAACTGCACATGGGCCAGTTGGGCAGGATTTGTGCTCCCGCTCAGTGTATCTGTGTAAGCCGTGGAAATACCCCCCCGGCCGAAAGCCGAAGCAGAATAGTCTGTTCCGTATGCCCCAGTGCCATACAATTCAAAGATGCCGGCATTCAGACTGGATATTAAAATGAAAAGAATCGTAAATGCGATTTTATGTATACGTCTCATGAGACTCCTGTTAAAACTCAGTGGTTACAATTTTCATCTGAACTGAATCGGGATCAAATGCAATTTGGTTAAATCCGTACAATTCACTGCCCAGCCGGATAAAGAGTCCGTTCACGGCTGTTCCGCTGTTATCCTGTAAATCCATCAGGACTTCCGTAACGGGGATGGATACAGTAGGATTGTCTTTATAGATTTTTGCCGGATTTTGATAGCTGCTGAAGAGGAAATTTTTTGTTTCCCAGTCCTCAGAAGTAAAAAGGCCGACATACACTGTCAGGGAGTCATGATCAAAGTGAGACTCCAGTGGATTTACCGTGAGGGAGATTTCGGCATAATTGATGGATTTTCCCTCAACCGCAGGCAGCAAAAGAGATGAAGTGATAAAAGCCCGGCGAATGGCTCCCTGGGAAACAAAGAATGGGGGAGTGGTTCCGGTATTCCGGAGCTCTGAATAGGTGAAATCCCTGTTTGCATACACTGTGAATGTGCTGTCTTTTGTCCCGGAAGAATCAAAAACTGTGCAGGTGAGTTCCAGACGTGGCCAGTTGGAAACCGAACTGTAGTCGGAGGAGTAATAACCAACCATTGCATCTTCTCCTGCAGAATGATAGTTCAGGACGATCCCGTTATTTGTGACATCTTCTTCCGGATTCCACCAGCTGTCGGCCACATCGGTGCCGATAGGAATCACAAGGGAATCAGAGGTATAGGGGAAAGTATTCAGCGGAGTTAATTGAGGATTGACGGATTGCCAGTATGTATCAAAATCGCTGGTATCTGACCAGCTATATTCTTCCGTTTGGGGAATCAAGAAGGTTTGAAATGTGAATGATTCCGGATTTCCCCATGTTTGATATTCACTGAGAATAATACGGGCACTTGTAACGACGAGGGAATCCGCGT
This window of the Candidatus Neomarinimicrobiota bacterium genome carries:
- the rpiB gene encoding ribose 5-phosphate isomerase B; protein product: MDYTNRQSTVVYIGSDHAGFSIKQKTVEYVRSLGYTVRDMGTDSEESVDYPDYGVKVGRMVQENEGACGIIFCGTGIGISIAANKVPGIRAALCTSEFHVEMARRHNNANILAMGARVSSFDNVKKMVNKWFSTSFDGGRHEKRVKKIHSLTGC
- a CDS encoding serine hydroxymethyltransferase, with the protein product MKNGSKKFIHSRGADMFEILKKQDPELFQTITQEIRRQNKTLEMIASENFVSPAVLETAGNVMTNKYAEGYPGHRYYGGCEHVDEAENLARERAKKLFGADYANVQPHSGSQANMAVYFTYCQPGDTVLGMDLSHGGHLTHGSPVNFSGKLYNIVSYGVKADTGRIDYDDVIRKAREHKPKLIIVGASAYPRFYDFARFREIADEVGAYLMADVAHPAGLIAAGVHPDPIPWCDVVTTTTHKTLRGPRGGMILMGKDRENPFGLTAAKSGRTKMMSEIMDSTVMPGIQGGPLMHIIAAKAVAFGEALKPEFKSYCQQIIQNTKTLADALISMDFNLVSGGSDNHLVLIDLRNKDISGKKAENALEAAGITVNKNMVPFDTRSPFVTSGIRVGTPALTTRGFKESEMREIAGFINRVISDPDNEKNLRTVRKEIEVLSDQYPLYPELLSRYVS